The following DNA comes from Gemella massiliensis.
AAGTATCAAAGAAAGTAAAACCGGGTTATAAGAAAAAATATAAATATAAAATGGATAAATTAAAACAAAAAGAACGCAGAAAATTTGCGAAAAGAATGAATAGGACAAATAGAGGTAATTGATGAATAGTTTAAAAATAGGGTCACACGTATCAATGTCGGGTAAAGAAATGATGCTTGGTTCTGTAAAAGAAGCTGCAAGTTATGGTAGTGATACATTTATGATTTATACAGGTGCACCGCAAAATACAAAAAGAAAACCTATAGAAGAACTTCGTATTTCTGAGGCGAAAAATTTGATGAAAGAGTATAATATTAGTGATATTGTTGTTCATGCACCGTATATCATCAATTTGGCAAATACAATAAAACCGGAAATTTATAAACTTGCGATAGATTTTTTACGCCTGGAGATAGAGCGTACTGAAAAAATTGGGGCAAAGAATATTGTTTTACATCCCGGTTCTCACGTAAAAGCCGGTGAAGATAAGGGGATTAAAAGTATCATTAAGGGATTAAACGAGGTACTTACTGAAGATATGGTACCAAATATTTCACTTGAGATAATGGCTGGTAAAGGTAGTGAGTGTGGACGAAGTTTTGAAGAAATTGCTCAAATTATTGACGGCGTGGTGTTAAATGATAGATTGACTGTTACATTTGATACCTGTCATGTTTTTGAAGGCGGGTATGATATTGTAAATAATCTTGATGAGGTTTTAACACAGTTTGATAAGATAGTAGGGCTTGAGCGTATCCAAGTATTACACATTAATGATAGTAAAAATTCTTTAGGGGCTCATAAAGATAGACATGAGAATATAGGATATGGCGGGATTGGATTTGATGCGATTAATCGTATTGTTCATCTTAGTGAATTTAAGCATATTCCAAAAATTTTAGAAACTCCGTGGTATGGTGAAAATAAGGAGTTTGCTCCTTATAAATATGAAATTGATATGTTGCGTCGTGGAATATTCGATATAGATTTTAAAAAAGAAACATAGAGGAGAAGGACTATGAGTACGGTAGAAGAAAAAGTCGATGAGATAATGAAGTATTTAAAAGAAAAAGGGTATAAATATACCGATAAGCGTAGGGCAATGGTAGAATTGTTCGTTAGTGAAGATAGGTATATTAATGCAAGATATGTTTCTGAAACAGTAGGAAAAGAATACCCCGGGTTAAGTTTTGATACTATTTATAGAAATTTAAGCACGTATGAAGAGTTAGGTATTTTAGAAGCAACAGAAATAAAAGGTGAAAAATATTTTAAAATAGGTTGTTTAAATGTTGATCATCATCACCATCATCATATCTGTTTAAATTGTGGTAAGGCGAAGACAGTTCATATTAATGTTTGTGCAGATTTAAAAGTTCCTGAGT
Coding sequences within:
- a CDS encoding Fur family transcriptional regulator, producing MSTVEEKVDEIMKYLKEKGYKYTDKRRAMVELFVSEDRYINARYVSETVGKEYPGLSFDTIYRNLSTYEELGILEATEIKGEKYFKIGCLNVDHHHHHHICLNCGKAKTVHINVCADLKVPELEGYRIDGHKFEIYGLCPKCLEKKENK
- a CDS encoding deoxyribonuclease IV, giving the protein MNSLKIGSHVSMSGKEMMLGSVKEAASYGSDTFMIYTGAPQNTKRKPIEELRISEAKNLMKEYNISDIVVHAPYIINLANTIKPEIYKLAIDFLRLEIERTEKIGAKNIVLHPGSHVKAGEDKGIKSIIKGLNEVLTEDMVPNISLEIMAGKGSECGRSFEEIAQIIDGVVLNDRLTVTFDTCHVFEGGYDIVNNLDEVLTQFDKIVGLERIQVLHINDSKNSLGAHKDRHENIGYGGIGFDAINRIVHLSEFKHIPKILETPWYGENKEFAPYKYEIDMLRRGIFDIDFKKET